One Lycium barbarum isolate Lr01 chromosome 5, ASM1917538v2, whole genome shotgun sequence genomic window carries:
- the LOC132640275 gene encoding pleiotropic drug resistance protein 1-like gives MEPANLSNMRGSMRGSVRGSMRGSLRASTSNSIWRNNGVEAFSRSARDEDDEEALKWAALEKLPTFDRLRKGLLFGSQGAANEVDINDLGFQERKTLLERLVKVADEDNEKFLLKLKNRVDRVGIDLPSIEVRYEHLNIDADAYAGSRALPTFINFMTNFVETLLNSLHILPSKKRQITILKDISGMIKPCRMTLLLGPPSSGKTTLLLALAGKLDPALKVTGKVTYNGHELHEFVPQRTAVYISQHDLHIGEMTVRETLEFSARCQGVGSRFEMLAELSRREKAANIKPDPDIDVYMKAAATEGQEANVVTDYVLKILGLDICADTMVGDEMIRGISGGQKKRVTTGEMLVGPSKALFMDEISTGLDSSTTFSIVNSLRQSVHFLKGTAVISLLQPAPETYNLFDDIILLSDGYIVYQGPREAVLDFFESMGFKCPERKGAADFLQEVTSKKDQQQYWAKRNEPYRFVSSKEFCEAYKSFQVGRKLGEELKTPYDKSKSHPAALSTKKYGIGTKQLLKVCAEREYLLMKRNSFVYIFKLTQLAIMALITMSVFFRTKLPRDDMDDGGIYAGALFFVVVMIMFNGMAEIALTIMKLPVFFKQRDLLFYPSWAYALPTWVLKIPVTFVECGIWTFITYYVMGFDPNVSRLFKQFLLLILVHQMASALFRFIGAVGRTMGVASTFGAFALLLQFALGGFVLAREDVKKWWIWGYWTSPLMYSVNSILVNEFDGKNWKHIAPNGTEPLGAAVVRARGFFPDAYWYWIGCGALLGFTLIFNFFYSIALAFLDPFGKPQAMISDDDENADNVELTERSETEGQNKKKGMVLPFEPHSITFDDVVYSVDMPQEMKEQGTTEDRLVLLKGVSGAFRPGVLTALMGVSGAGKTTLMDVLAGRKTGGYIDGDIKISGYPKKQETFARISGYCEQNDIHSPYVTVYESLVYSAWLRLPQDVDENKRKMFVDEVMELVELAPLRSALVGLPGVNGLSTEQRKRLTIAVELVANPSIIFMDEPTSGLDARAAAIVMRAVRNTVDTGRTVVCTIHQPSIDIFEAFDELFLMKRGGQEIYVGPLGRHSCHLIKYFESMPGVSKIKEAYNPATWMLEVTASSQEMMLGVDFTDLYKKSDLYKRNKALIAELSTPRPGTKDLHFESQFSQPFWTQCMACLWKQHWSYWRNPAYTAVRFIFTTFIALVFGTMFWDLGTKVSRSQDLINAMGSMYAAVLFLGVQNSSSVQPVVAVERTVFYREKAAGMYSAIPYAFGQVVIEIPYVFVQSAFYGVIVYAMIGFEWTATKFLWYFFFMYCTLLYFTFYGMMTVAITPNQNVASIVAAFFYAVWNLFSGFIIPRPRIPIWWRWYYWACPVAWTLYGLVASQFGDIQTTLTEEETVEQYLRRYFGFKHDFLGVVAAVIVALPVMFALTFALAIKAFNFQKR, from the exons ATGGAGCCGGCGAATCTCAGTAACATGAGAGGTAGTATGAGAGGAAGTGTAAGGGGAAGTATGAGAGGTAGTTTAAGAGCAAGTACTAGCAACTCAATATGGAGAAACAATGGTGTGGAGGCATTTTCGCGATCAGCGagagatgaagatgatgaagaggCACTTAAATGGGCTGCTTTAGAGAAGTTGCCTACTTTTGATAGATTGAGAAAAGGTTTATTGTTTGGATCACAAGGTGCTGCTAATGAAGTTGATATAAATGATCTTGGATTTCAAGAAAGGAAGACTTTGCTTGAGAGGCTTGTCAAGGTTGCTGATGAAGATAATGAGAAGTTCTTGTTGAAACTCAAGAACAGAGTTGATAG AGTTGGGATTGATTTGCCATCAATAGAAGTAAGATATGAGCATCTAAATATTGACGCAGATGCATATGCAGGAAGTAGAGCTTTGCCTACTTTTATCAACTTCATGACCAACTTTGTTGAG ACACTGTTGAATTCTCTTCACATCCTTCCAAGTAAAAAGAGACAAATCACAATTCTCAAAGACATAAGTGGTATGATTAAGCCTTGTAGAATGACTTTGCTATTGGGACCTCCAAGTTCTGGAAAGACTACTTTGTTATTAGCTTTGGCTGGAAAACTTGATCCTGCTCTAAAG GTCACTGGTAAGGTGACCTATAATGGACATGAACTACATGAATTTGTGCCACAAAGAACAGCTGTTTATATCAGCCAACATGACTTGCATATTGGAGAAATGACTGTAAGGGAAACTTTGGAATTTTCTGCAAGATGCCAAGGAGTTGGCTCTAGATTTG AGATGTTGGCTGAACTATCTAGAAGAGAGAAAGCAGCTAATATCAAACCAGATCCTGATATTGATGTCTACATGAAG GCTGCAGCAACAGAAGGACAAGAAGCCAATGTTGTTACAGATTATGTTCTTAAG attttgggacTGGACATCTGTGCTGATACTATGGTAGGAGATGAAATGATAAGGGGTATATCAGGGGGACAAAAGAAACGTGTAACAACCGGTGAAATGCTTGTTGGACCATCAAAGGCACTTTTCATGGATGAAATATCAACTGGATTGGACAGTTCAACTACTTTCTCCATTGTCAATTCTCTAAGACAATCAGTGCATTTCTTGAAGGGAACTGCTGTGATATCTCTATTGCAGCCAGCCCCTGAGACTTACAACCTGTTTGATGACATTATTCTTTTATCCGATGGTTACATTGTCTATCAGGGTCCTCGAGAAGCGGTTCTAGATTTCTTTGAATCCATGGGATTCAAATGCCCTGAGAGAAAAGGTGCCGCTGATTTCTTACAAGAGGTAACATCAAAGAAGGATCAACAACAATATTGGGCTAAGAGGAATGAGCCTTATAGGTTTGTCTCATCAAAAGAATTTTGTGAGGCATATAAGTCTTTCCAAGTTGGAAGGAAACTTGGTGAAGAGCTTAAAACTCCATATGACAAGAGCAAAAGCCACCCTGCTGCTTTGTCTACCAAGAAGTATGGTATAGGGACGAAACAACTATTGAAGGTCTGTGCTGAACGAGAATACCTACTAATGAAGAGGAACTCATTTGTTTACATATTCAAGCTCACTCAG CTCGCGATAATGGCACTTATAACGATGAGTGTCTTTTTCCGAACTAAATTGCCCCGAGATGATATGGATGATGGAGGAATATATGCTGGTGCTCTCTTTTTTGTAGTTGTTATGATCATGTTTAACGGAATGGCTGAGATCGCACTGACAATTATGAAACTTCCGGTCTTCTTCAAGCAAAGGGACCTTCTCTTTTACCCTTCATGGGCTTATGCCCTTCCCACATGGGTTCTCAAAATCCCTGTAACTTTTGTTGAATGTGGTATATGGACATTCATCACATATTATGTCATGGGATTTGATCCAAATGTTTCAAG ACTGTTCAAACAATTCTTGCTTCTCATACTAGTCCACCAGATGGCATCAGCATTGTTCCGATTCATTGGAGCAGTGGGGAGAACAATGGGAGTTGCTAGCACATTTGGAGCATTTGCTCTACTTTTACAATTTGCACTGGGTGGATTTGTCCTTGCACGAG AGGATGTTAAGAAATGGTGGATTTGGGGTTACTGGACCTCACCGCTGATGTATTCTGTGAATTCAATTCTtgtgaatgaatttgatggaaagAATTGGAAACAT ATTGCGCCAAATGGGACCGAGCCCCTTGGAGCTGCAGTCGTAAGAGCAAGGGGATTCTTTCCGGATGCATACTGGTACTGGATAGGTTGTGGTGCACTTCTTGGATTCACGCTGATCTTCAACTTCTTCTACAGTATTGCACTCGCTTTCCTTGACC CATTTGGTAAGCCACAAGCTATGATATCAGATGACGATGAGAATGCTGATAATGTTGAACTCACGGAGAGAAGTGAAACTGAGGGTCAGAACAAGAAGAAGGGAATGGTTCTTCCATTTGAACCCCATTCCATCACTTTTGATGATGTTGTATACTCTGTTGACATGCCTCAG GAAATGAAGGAACAAGGTACCACTGAAGATAGATTGGTACTTCTGAAAGGTGTGAGTGGAGCTTTCAGGCCAGGTGTTCTCACAGCTTTGATGGGTGTTAGTGGAGCTGGAAAAACAACATTGATGGATGTGTTGGCTGGAAGAAAAACAGGTGGATATATTGATGGTGACATCAAGATTTCTGGATATCCAAAGAAGCAAGAAACCTTTGCACGTATTTCTGGATACTGTGAGCAGAATGACATCCATTCACCTTATGTTACAGTTTATGAGTCCTTGGTTTACTCAGCTTGGCTGCGTTTACCTCAAGATGTTGACGAAAATAAGAGAAAG atgtttGTTGACGAAGTTATGGAGCTTGTGGAGCTAGCTCCATTAAGATCAGCCTTAGTCGGATTGCCTGGAGTCAATGGTCTATCGACCGAGCAACGCAAAAGGCTGACCATTGCAGTTGAACTAGTAGCAAATCCCTCTATCATTTTCATGGATGAACCAACTTCAGGGTTGGATGCAAGAGCTGCTGCCATTGTAATGAGAGCTGTTAGGAACACTGTCGATACAGGAAGAACTGTTGTCTGTACCATTCATCAGCCTAGCATCGACATTTTTGAAGCCTTTGATGAG CTATTTCTCATGAAACGAGGAGGACAGGAGATATATGTTGGTCCTTTGGGTCGCCATTCTTGCCATTTGATCAAATACTTTGAG TCAATGCCTGGAGTTAGTAAGATAAAGGAGGCTTACAATCCAGCAACTTGGATGTTAGAAGTCACCGCCTCGTCTCAAGAAATGATGTTAGGAGTTGATTTTACTGATTTGTACAAGAAATCAGACCTTTACAAGAGGAACAAAGCTTTGATTGCTGAATTAAGTACGCCTCGTCCTGGTACAAAGGATCTGCATTTTGAATCTCAATTTTCACAGCCTTTCTGGACCCAATGTATGGCTTGTCTCTGGAAGCAACATTGGTCGTACTGGCGTAATCCAGCTTATACTGCAGTTAGATTCATTTTCACAACATTCATAGCACTTGTCTTTGGCACAATGTTTTGGGATCTTGGTACCAAAGT GAGTCGGAGCCAGGATCTTATCAATGCTATGGGATCCATGTATGCTGCAGTTCTCTTCCTTGGTGTACAAAATTCGTCATCAGTCCAGCCTGTTGTAGCAGTTGAGCGTACTGTATTTTACAGAGAAAAAGCTGCTGGAATGTATTCTGCCATACCTTATGCCTTTGGACAG GTTGTCATTGAAATACCTTATGTATTTGTACAATCGGCTTTCTATGGTGTCATTGTGTATGCAATGATCGGGTTTGAATGGACTGCTACCAAATTCTTATGGTACTTCTTCTTCATGTACTGTACCCTCTTGTACTTCACCTTTTATGGCATGATGACCGTGGCTATTACCCCGAACCAAAACGTTGCTTCCATTGTCGCGGCCTTCTTCTATGCAGTATGGAATCTCTTCTCAGGATTCATTATTCCACGACCT CGTATCCCAATATGGTGGAGATGGTACTACTGGGCATGCCCTGTTGCATGGACCTTGTATGGTCTAGTTGCATCACAGTTCGGAGATATCCAAACTACTCTTACCGAGGAAGAAACTGTGGAACAATACTTGAGGCGTTATTTTGGATTTAAGCATGATTTTCTTGGAGTAGTTGCAGCTGTGATCGTCGCGTTGCCTGTTATGTTTGCCTTGACATTTGCATTGGCCATTAAGGCATTCAATTTCCAGAAAAGATAA
- the LOC132640276 gene encoding pleiotropic drug resistance protein 1-like, translating to MMEPGNLNNLRGSMRGSLRGSMRGSMRASSSNSVFSRSGRDEDDEEALKWAALEKLPTFDRMRKGLLFGPEGGAAEIDINDIGHQARKNLLDRLVKVPDEDNEKFLLKLKNRIDTVGIDLPSIEVRYEHVNIKADAFVGSRALPTFINFMTNFVETFLNSIHILPSRKRQITILKDVNGMIKPSRLTLLLGPPSSGKTTLLLALAGKLDPTLKVTGNVTYNGHELHEFVPQRTAVYISQHDLHIGELTVRETLEFSARCHGVGPRYEMLAELSRREKAANIKPDPDIDIYMKASVTKGQEANFVTDYVLKILGLDVCADTMVGDQMLRGISGGQKKRVTTGEMLVGPSKALFMDEISTGLDSSTTFSIVNSLRQSVQLLKGTAVISLLQPAPETYNLFDDIILLSDGYIVYQGPREAVLDFFESMGFKCPERKGVADFLQEVTSTKDQQQYWAKKDEPYRFVPSKEFAEAYQSFHVGKKLADELATPYDKTKSHPAALSTQKYGTGTKQLLKVCAEREFLLMKRNSFVYIFKLFQLSIMAVITMTIFFHTKMPRDTVDDGGMYAGALFFTVITIMFNGMAEINMTILKLPVFFKQRDLLFFPSWAYALPTWILKIPITFVEVGLWTFLTYYVIGFDPNVSRLFKQFFLLVLVHQMASGLFRFIGAAGRTMGVASTFGSFALLLQFALSGFVLSRDNVKKWWIWGYWISPLMYSVNAILANEFDGKNWNKILPNGEPLGATVLRARGFFPDAYWYWIGVGALIGFIIMFNLCYSIGLAYLKPFGKPQAMISEDNENAENVPLIEGNETEGQNKKKGMVLPFEPHSITFDDVVYSVDMPQEIKEQGSTEDRLVLLKGVSGAFRPGVLTALMGVSGAGKTTLMDVLAGRKTGGYIDGNIKISGYPKKQETFARISGYCEQNDIHSPYVTIYESLVYSAWLRLPQDVDKNKRKMFVEEVMELVELAPLRSALVGLPGVNGLSTEQRKRLTIAVELVANPSIIFMDEPTSGLDARAAAIVMRAVRNTVDTGRTVVCTIHQPSIDIFEAFDELFLMKRGGQEIYVGPLGRYSCNLIKYFESMPGVSKIKEGYNPATWMLEVTSASQEMMLGVDFSDLYKKSDLYKRNKALIAELSTPRPGTKDLHFETQFSQPFWTQCMANLWKQHLSYWRNPTYTAVRFIFTVFLALIFGTLFWDLGTKVSRSQDLFNAMGSMYAATLFLGVQNASSVQPVVAVERTVFYRERAAGMYSAIPYAFGQVIIEIPYIFVQAAFYGIIVYAMIGFEWTVAKFFWYFFIMYFTLLYFTFYGMMTVAVTPNQNVASIVAAFFYAIWNLFSGFIVPRPRIPIWWRWYYWVCPVAWTLYGLVASQFGDLQNKLSEDENVEQFLRRYFGFERDFLGVVAAVIIAWGVIFAFMFALAIKAFNFQKR from the exons ATGATGGAACCGGGGAATCTTAACAATTTGAGAGGAAGTATGAGGGGAAGTTTGAGAGGAAGTATGAGGGGAAGTATGAGGGCGAGTTCCAGCAACTCAGTATTTTCGCGATCAGGGAGAGACGAGGATGATGAAGAGGCTCTTAAATGGGCTGCTTTAGAAAAGTTGCCAACGTTTGATCGAATGAGAAAAGGGTTATTGTTTGGACCAGAAGGTGGAGCTGCTGAAATTGATATAAATGATATTGGACATCAAGCAAGGAAGAATTTGCTTGATAGGCTTGTCAAGGTTCCTGATGAAGACAATGAAAAGTTCTTGTTGAAACTCAAGAACAGAATCGATAC AGTTGGGATTGATTTGCCATCAATCGAAGTGAGATATGAGCATGTAAATATCAAGGCAGATGCATTTGTAGGAAGCAGAGCTTTGCCTACTTTTATCAACTTTATGACCAACTTTGTTGAG ACATTCTTGAATTCTATTCACATACTTCCAAGTAGAAAGAGGCAAATAACAATTCTCAAAGATGTGAATGGTATGATTAAGCCCTCCAGATTGACTTTGCTTTTGGGACCTCCAAGTTCTGGAAAGACTACTTTGTTATTGGCTTTGGCTGGAAAACTTGACCCTACTCTAAAG GTTACTGGGAATGTGACATATAATGGGCATGAATTACATGAATTTGTACCACAAAGAACAGCTGTTTATATCAGCCAACATGACTTACATATTGGAGAACTGACTGTAAGAGAAACCTTGGAATTTTCTGCAAGATGCCATGGAGTTGGCCCTAGATATG AGATGTTGGCTGAACTATCAAGAAGAGAGAAAGCTGCTAATATCAAACCTGATCCTGATATTGATATCTACATGAAG GCTTCGGTAACGAAAGGACAGGAAGCCAATTTTGTTACAGATTATGTTCTTAAG ATTTTGGGACTGGACGTCTGTGCTGATACTATGGTGGGAGATCAAATGTTAAGGGGTATTTCCGGGGGGCAAAAGAAACGTGTGACAACGGGTGAAATGCTTGTTGGACCATCAAAGGCGCTTTTCATGGATGAAATCTCAACTGGATTGGACAGTTCAACTACTTTCTCCATTGTCAATTCTCTAAGACAATCGGTGCAACTCTTGAAGGGAACTGCTGTGATATCTCTATTGCAGCCAGCCCCTGAGACTTACAACCTGTTTGATGACATTATTCTTTTATCCGATGGTTACATTGTCTATCAGGGTCCTCGAGAAGCGGTTCTAGATTTCTTTGAATCCATGGGATTCAAATGCCCTGAGAGAAAAGGAGTGGCGGATTTCTTGCAAGAG GTAACATCAACGAAGGATCAACAACAATATTGGGCTAAGAAGGATGAACCTTACAGGTTTGTCCCATCAAAAGAATTTGCTGAGGCATATCAGTCTTTCCATGTTGGAAAGAAACTCGCTGATGAGCTTGCAACTCCTTATGACAAGACCAAAAGCCACCCTGCCGCTTTGTCTACCCAGAAGTATGGTACTGGGACAAAACAATTGTTGAAGGTCTGCGCTGAACGAGAATTCCTACTAATGAAGAGGAACTCATTTGTTTACATATTCAAGCTCTTTCAG CTCTCGATAATGGCAGTTATAACGATGACCATCTTTTTTCATACTAAGATGCCCCGAGATACTGTAGATGATGGAGGGATGTATGCTGGTGCTCTCTTTTTCACAGTCATTACGATTATGTTTAATGGAATGGCTGAGATCAACATGACAATTTTAAAGCTTCCCGTCTTCTTCAAGCAAAGGGACCTTCtctttttcccttcatgggcttatGCCCTTCCGACATGGATTCTCAAAATCCCTATAACTTTTGTTGAAGTTGGTCTTTGGACGTTTCTTACATATTATGTCATTGGATTTGATCCAAATGTTTCAAG ATTATTCAAACAATTCTTTCTTCTCGTACTAGTACACCAGATGGCATCAGGATTGTTCAGATTCATTGGAGCAGCGGGGAGAACAATGGGAGTCGCTAGCACATTTGGATCATTTGCGCTGCTTTTACAATTTGCATTGAGTGGATTTGTCCTCTCGAGAG ATAATGTGAAGAAATGGTGGATCTGGGGTTACTGGATCTCACCATTAATGTATTCCGTAAATGCAATTCTTGCAAATGAATTTGATGGGAAGAATTGGAATAAA ATCTTGCCAAATGGAGAGCCACTTGGAGCTACAGTACTAAGAGCTCGAGGCTTCTTTCCAGATGCATATTGGTACTGGATAGGTGTTGGGGCACTTATTGGATTCATAATAATGTTTAACCTCTGCTACAGTATTGGACTCGCTTACCTGAAGC CTTTTGGCAAGCCACAAGCTATGATATCAGAAGACAATGAGAATGCTGAAAATGTTCCACTCATCGAGGGAAATGAAACTGAGGGTCAGAACAAGAAGAAGGGAATGGTTCTTCCATTTGAACCCCATTCCATCACTTTTGATGACGTTGTATATTCTGTTGACATGCCTCAG gaaataaaagaacaaggttCCACTGAAGATAGATTGGTACTACTAAAGGGTGTGAGTGGAGCTTTTAGGCCAGGCGTTCTCACAGCTTTGATGGGTGTTAGCGGTGCTGGTAAAACAACATTGATGGATGTGTTGGCCGGAAGAAAAACAGGAGGATATATTGATGGCAATATCAAGATTTCTGGATATCCAAAGAAGCAAGAAACGTTTGCACGTATTTCTGGATATTGTGAACAGAATGACATCCATTCGCCTTATGTTACAATTTATGAGTCCTTGGTTTACTCAGCATGGTTGCGTTTACCTCAAGACGTTGACAAAAATAAGAGAAAG ATGTTTGTTGAGGAAGTTATGGAACTTGTGGAGCTAGCTCCATTAAGATCAGCCTTGGTTGGATTGCCTGGAGTCAATGGTCTATCGACCGAGCAACGCAAAAGGCTTACCATTGCAGTTGAACTGGTAGCGAACCCCTCTATCATTTTCATGGATGAACCAACTTCAGGGTTGGATGCAAGAGCTGCTGCCATTGTAATGAGAGCTGTTAGGAACACTGTCGATACAGGAAGAACCGTCGTCTGTACCATTCATCAGCCTAGCATAGACATTTTTGAAGCCTTTGATGAG CTATTTCTAATGAAACGAGGAGGACAGGAGATATATGTTGGACCTCTGGGTCGCTATTCTTGCAATTTGATCAAATACTTTGAG TCAATGCCTGGAGTCAGTAAGATAAAGGAGGGATATAATCCAGCAACTTGGATGTTAGAAGTCACGTCCGCATCTCAAGAAATGATGTTAGGGGTTGACTTTTCTGATCTGTACAAGAAATCAGACCTCTACAAGAGGAACAAAGCCTTGATTGCTGAATTAAGTACGCCTCGTCCCGGTACAAAGGATCTTCATTTTGAAACTCAATTTTCACAGCCTTTCTGGACCCAATGTATGGCTAATCTCTGGAAGCAACATTTGTCGTACTGGCGTAATCCAACTTACACGGCCGTTAGATTTATTTTCACAGTATTCCTTGCACTTATCTTTGGCACATTGTTTTGGGATCTTGGTACCAAAGT GAGTCGGAGCCAGGATCTTTTCAATGCTATGGGATCTATGTATGCTGCAACTCTGTTCCTTGGTGTACAAAATGCATCATCTGTCCAGCCAGTTGTAGCCGTTGAGCGTACTGTATTTTACAGAGAAAGAGCTGCTGGAATGTACTCTGCTATACCTTATGCCTTTGGACAG GTTATCATTGAAATACCTTATATATTTGTACAAGCGGCTTTCTATGGTATCATTGTGTATGCGATGATTGGATTTGAATGGACTGTTGCAAAATTCTTTTGGTACTTCTTCATCATGTATTTCACCCTCTTGTACTTCACCTTCTATGGCATGATGACTGTGGCTGTTACACCAAATCAAAACGTCGCTTCCATTGTCGCGGCTTTCTTCTATGCAATATGGAATCTCTTCTCAGGATTCATCGTTCCACGACCT CGTATCCCAATATGGTGGAGATGGTACTACTGGGTGTGCCCTGTTGCATGGACCTTATATGGTCTTGTTGCATCACAATTCGGTGACCTCCAAAATAAGCTTAGCGAAGATGAAAATGTGGAACAATTCTTGAGGCGTTATTTTGGATTTGAGCGCGATTTTCTTGGAGTAGTTGCAGCTGTTATCATTGCATGGGGAGTTATTTTTGCCTTCATGTTTGCATTGGCCATTAAGGCATTCAACTTCCAGAAAAGATAA